Genomic DNA from Paenibacillus sp. KS-LC4:
CGCGGTGCAGCTTTGATTTCATCATTGTTCTAAACATTGCCATTCACCTCCAAAGGTTCAAACAGCTCATTATCAATTAAACGGGTCGTCCCGAATTTTACGGCTAAAGCCAAAATATAACGCTGTTGGGCGCTTTGAAAAGGAACGTCAGCAGCAGGTGCAGCAAGCGCTGGGTATTCCAGCACTTCGACATAATCAATATTTGCAAGCGGCGCTTCGTTAATTGCAGCACGAACTTTATTCACAAGCGCTGCTGGCGTTATCGAGGCGTCCTTCATCCATTCCCGCGCTTTTGCAAGCGATGAAGAAAGGACAGCAGCCTGTGCCCGCTGCTCCGAATTCAAATACACATTGCGCGAGCTGAGCGCAAGGCCATCCGGCTCCCTTACAATCGGGCAGGGCACGATCGTTATCGGAAAATTTAAGTCATCGGTCATTTGGGCAATGACCGCGACCTGCTGAGCATCCTTCATGCCAAAGTATGCCCGTTGTGGCTGCACCAGATGAAACAGCTTGCTGACAACCGTCCCAACGCCGTCAAAATGTCCCGGGCGCGATGCACCGCACAAGCGGTCTGTCACCTCGCTGACGAGCACCTTCGTCAGCACCTTGCGCGGATACATTTCGCTGACGGCTGGCATAAATACCAGATCGACACCATTTTCAGCAGCAATGGAAAGATCGCGCTGCTCATTGCGCGGGTACGTTTCAAAATCCTCGTTTGGCCCAAATTGCAGCGGATTGACGAAAATTGAAAGCACGGTGATATCATTTTCCGCTGCTGACTGCCTCATTAAACTGGCATGTCCTTCATGCAAATAACCCATCGTCGGCACAAAACCGATACTTGGCTTGCTGCCTCCGTTCCACATTTTCTTTTGCTGCTCTTTTAGCTCATCTATGGTTCGGCACAAAATCACGCCGCTCAGCCTCCTCTACAGCTTGCTTCATTCCACCCGCACTTTGATCATCACTTGCATGCTCACGGGTCGCTGATCCGCCATAGAGGCTGTCTACAGCGTTCTCAGACCTTTTGCCGAAAACATGCTCCTCCGCTGGAAACGCACCGGATTTGACTTCACCTACAAAAGCGCCGATAGCATCGCGTATCGTCGAGCCGATATCGGCGTAAACCTTCACCATTTTTTTCTTAATGACGGGTGATGAATATTGCAGGATGTCGTGATACACCAGCACCTGTCCATCACAGCCACGGCCAGCCCCGATTCCAATCGTCGGAATGGACAGCTCGCGGCTAATACGGTCCGCTATCGTCTCCGTGACCAACTCCAATACAATAGCGTAAGCACCCGCCTGTTCAAGCGCCTTGGCATCCCGCAGCAGTTGCTCTGCCTCCGCCTCCTGTTTTCCTTGCACCTTAAAGCCGCCATGCGTATGAATCGACTGCGGCTTCAGCCCAATATGCCCCATCACAGGTATACCCGCTTTAACAAGCGCTGCGACCTCGTCTGCAATTTCTTCTCCGCCCTCAAGCTTAAGCGACTGGCCGCCGCCCTCCTGCATCATTCTAGCTGCATTGCGCAGCGTAGCTTCACGCCCGATGCCGTAAGTCATAAATGGCATATCTGTCACAATAAACGTATTGCGCGCTCCGCGTGCTACCGCCTTCGTATGATAGATCATATCGTCTAACGTGACCGGAAGCGTCGTCTCATAACCGAGCACCACATTGCCGAGCGAATCCCCTACAAGAATAATATCGACGCCCGCCTCCTCCGAAAGCATAGCTGAAGGGTAATCATAAGCGGTCATGACCGTAAGCTTATTGCTCTCCACTTTCATTTGCTGCAAGTTCGTTATCGTTAAACGTTTCCTCATCTTGGCCTCATCCCTTCTTCACTTCTGTTTTAGGATAAACACAAAAAAACCTTTTAGCCGTCGCTAAAAAGGTCCCAAAACAAGGTGAAACGGCTGTTCCCGTCCTTTGGCGGCACGGCGCATTTCAGCCCGAGAAATATAAGCCTATTTATAGGTGTGAAACTTATAAATAGTTATATTTCGAGAAAGGAAACGTATATCACTTTGCTGCTTCCTTCTGTCTCGGTCCTTTCGGCTCAGAGCAGACTACCTTTACTACATTCCATTCCTTCTTGCAAATCCATACCGATGCTGGCATGAGGTATAGCACAGTGCAGCTCTTTTCAGATACCGCCTGTTAACCCCATACTAGCAAAAATATGTTGATTCGTAAATATTACTTGCTCCGGGGCTCGCCCATTTCTGCTGAAAAAATAAGCGACCGGCTGCCGTCCGGCTTTTCCACAATAAGCGCTCCGCTGGCATCAAGCCCCCTCGGCGTGCCTTCAACGACGCCTTGCGGGGTTATGAGCGTTGCTGGCTTATGAAGCGATATCGAAAGCGATTCCCATAGCGTCACAATCGGGGCAAAGCCCTCGCTTTGATACAGCTCATAAAGCTGCTCCCACTCCAGCAAAAAATCGGCGATTATCGCTTCACGCACCTGCTTCTCGCCGCTTGCCAAACGCAGGGAGGTCGCTTTCTCCAAAAGCTCCTCGGGATAATCGGCCTGCTGCAAATTCACGCTGATGCCAATTCCAGCGATGACATAGCGCAGCCGTTCATCCTCTGCGGCGGATTCCAGTAATATGCCGCTAATTTTTTTTCCATGAATGAGCAGATCGTTTGGCCATTTGATGCCAATGTCAAGCTTCGTCAGCCGCTTTAGGCTGCGGCATAACGCGACTGCCGTAAGCAGGGTAAGCTGCGGGGCAAAATAAATCGGCACCGTCGGGCGCATGACCATACTCATCCATATCCCTTTGCCCAGAGGCGAGATCCAGCCACGCCCCATTCGGCCACGCCCGCTTAGCTGCTGCTCAGCAACAACGAGCGTACCTTCTTCTGCACCATCTTCTGCGAGCATTTGTGCAATATTTTGCGTCGATTCAACCGATTCCAGCACCTGCAGCTTTTGGCCGAAGCTTCTGGTTTTAAGACTGGTTAGCAAAGCTGCCATATTGAGCTTGTCCGGCATCGAAAGCAGACGATAGCCGAGCCTGCGTGAAGCTTCAAATTCATATCCTTGGGACTCCAGCTTGCGTATTTGCTTCCACACTGCTGTACGGCTTACATTCAGCTCACGGCTAATATGTTCGCCTGATACATATTCGCCTTCACGATCCGCAAACAAACGCAGCAAGTTTTCATGGCTCATCCGTCTCTTCCTTCCATCTGTCAACTTGATTCTGCAGCTGTTCCTGCGAATTAGAGAGCTCGCCAAGCGCAACTAACAGCAGCAGCCGTTTCAGCGTCTCGCCCATCCAGACGCCCGGTTTGCGATCCAAGTAGGCTGCAAGCTGATTACCGTTTATCGCCAGCTCCTTGAGCGAGGTAATTTCCAGCTCCGACAACCAATGCTTCATACTCGGTACATCAGCGGAAAAAGGGTGCTCTTGCCCATTGGCTTCCGCAATATGCAGCCAGCTTTCGGCTGCATCTCGCCCATAGCGCAGCACGGCTTCAATCCAGCTTGTCCGAAGCTTCTCTCCGGTCAGTCCTCGGTCTGCGAGCAGCTCATGATGAAGCGTTACAATCGCCATTATAACGCTGCTGCGGCTTCCTGACATGCGCAGTGCCTGCAGCGTCGCCTTGGCCTCCGCTTGTGTTACGCCTGGCCGCGTCATCAATGCGGCATAACGAATGTCCGTACCTCTAAGCGTGGTCAAATAATCCAGCTGCACACGCTCCATCTTCGCAGCCTCAGCTAGCAAGGCGCGAGCTCCCGGCAAAGGCTCAAGCGTGTAAGCAAGCAGCCCGCTGCCAGCGAGCAGCGCTGCAGCATAATGAGGAGCGGGGCCGCCAATCATTTTATCGAGCTCAGCCTGCACACGCTCCATCGCTACGTAGCGCAGCAGCTCGCGATGCTTAATCAGCGCCCGCCAAGTGCGATACACGATCCGAAAGCGAAACTGCGAAGCGAAGCGAAGGGCACGCAGCATACGAAGCGCATCCTCTTGAAACCTTGCTTCCGCGTCGCCTACACAGCGCACCTGCTTGAGCTCAATGTCGCCCATGCCGCCATAAGGATCGAAATAATCGCCGTTTACGCGCATCGCCATCGCATTAATCGTTAAATCCCGCCGCAGCAAATCTTCCTTCAGCTCCGAAATAAAAGCCACGCTTTCCGGCCTGCGATGCTTCTCATATACCGATTCCTTGCGATACGTCGTCACCTCATAACCGGTTCCATCCTGCATCACTGTCACCGTCCCATGCTGTAGGCCGGTTGGAATACAATACGCAAATAAGGCAACTACCTGCTCTGGTGTCGCCGACGTCGCAATATCTACATCTTTAAGCGCGAGGCCCATTACGGTATCCCTCACGCAGCCTCCAACGAACACAGCTTCATAGCCGTGCTCGTTCAAGGTTGCGAGAATGGGCAGCGCCTCTCGCATCGCATTTGGAATCGAGGTGCAGCGCTCCATCTTCTCACCCTCTATCCACTTATTCGCAAACGACCGCAGAGGCAGGAAGCTCAGCTTCTAGGCCTAGCACGCGATAATAAATTTCTTCATATTCAGCCGTAATGCGATCATTGCAGAAAGCATGACAGGAGCGGTAGATGCATGCTTCTTTAAACTTCGCATGCAGCTCTTCATCTGTTAGCAAACGAATGGCATTGGCCGCCATGCTGTCCACATCGCCAATCGGGCTAAGGAAGCCCGTTTCACCATGCGTCACCAGCTCAGGGATACCGCCTGCTGTCGAGCCAATTGTCGGTACGCCGCAAGCCATGGCCTCCAGCGCTACCAGACCGAAGCTCTCCTTCTCTGACGGGAGCAGCAGCACATCAGCGAGCGATATCACTTGCGCCACATCCTCCTGCTTGCCCAGAAACACGACGCGATCCTCCAGTCCCATTTCACGGATTTTGCACTGAATTTTTGATAGCTCTGGTCCTTCTCCGACTAATAGCAGCTTCGAAGGTACCGTCTTAGCAACCTGCTGGAAAATTTCAATGACATCTGATACCCGCTTTACAGGACGGAAATTGGAAATATGCATTAATATTTTTTCATTCGGGCTGGCGTAATCCAGTCGCAGCGAGGCGACGTCCCGCGGATAATAAATGCGCTTGTCAACAAAATTATAGGTGAGATCAATCGGCTTCGTAATATCAAGCAGCTTTCTTGTCTCCTGAATCAAATCTTGGGAAACCGCCGTTACAGCATCACTTTTATTAATGGCAAGTCTGATCAAGTCCTTAAGCGACTCATCCTGCGCGAGCACTGTAATATCTGTTCCATGCAGCGTTGTAACCGTCTTGAGCTCCTCGCCAATCATCTGCTTGGCAAGATGAGCACAGACGGCGTGCGGAACCGCATAATGCACATGAAGCAAATCCAGCTTCTCCATCTTGGCAACCTGTGCCATCTTGCTTGCCAGTGATAAATCGTAAGGCGGAAAACGAAACACATAATAATCATTGACTTCAACTTCATGAAAAAAAATGTTTTTATTAAAATGGCCTAGCCGGAACGGAATGCTGTGCGTTATAAAATGAATTTCATGTCCTCGCTCTGCAAGCAGCTTGCCGAGCTCAGTCGCAACGACACCAGAGCCGCCAAGCGTAGGATAACAGGTTATCCCAATTTTCAACTTACGTGCCATGTCCTGCTCACTCCTGCCGTCTCTAGCTTTTATAATCCATTCTATTCCTAATGGTTTGTATATCTTGTCAAATTTGTTGCCTGACCTTCTAAAACATCTTCACTTCATGGGGCCGTTTCAAAGCAAAGCCTTCCGCATATTTCCAGGAGCGTGCTTGACCAAGCAGCATATCTCTCGCTTCCACCCGTTCCACATAGCGGTCGGTGAGCGGCGTCGACACGCGGTCTTCCTCCCCGGAAATGGCCTCAAACTGCGAGCGATAAGCAAGCAGCGATTGGCGCTTCGTTTCGTATTGCTCACTGATGTCTACAACGAGTGAAACCTGCTCCATGTCATTTATGTAATAATATATGAGCTGCTGCACCTGAACAGGCGGCAGTTCCGGCATATATTTTCGCAGCTTGGCATTAAATACAGCCTCCTCGACCAGCTTGCTGCATGCAATATGATCAGGATGCCGATCAACCCAATACGGCGCAAATACGATGCGCGGGCGGCTGCGGCGGATTTCAGCCACAATGCTGTCGATGTTGCTGCGGGTAAGCTCAAGTCCGCGATCCGGCAGCTGCAAATTGGTCCGTGAATAAAGACCAAGCACCGCAGCGGCGTTATCGGCCTCTCGCCTTCGCTGCTCTACGGTGCCGTTCGAAGACATTTCCGCTTCCGTTAAATCACAAATACCAACCAGCATGCCTGCCATCGTATGTTTGGCAATGGTACCGCCCATTCCAATCTCAGCATCATCTGCATGTGCGCCAAATACGAGAATATCTAACGGCTCACTCATAGCGGCAATTCAGGCTTGTACTTATGAACAAGCTCTCTCCAGGCAAAATCTCCGCGTTCCAGCGCCTTGACCAGCAATTCGGCTGTCGCTACGTTTGTCGCAACCGGAATGCCCTGCACATCGCAAAGACGAAGCAGTGCAATAATATCTGGCTCATGCGGCTGCGCCATAAGCGGGTCACGCAGGAATATAATCAGATCCATTTCGTTTTGAGCAACAAGGGCGCCGATTTGCTGGTCGCCGCCAAGCGGGCCCGACATGAAGCGGTGGATGCTCAAATCCGTCTGCTCCATAATTCTCGTGCCGGTCGTACCTGTTGAATAGAGCTCATGCCCTACAAAAACCTTCTCGTAAGCAATAACAAAGTTGACGATCTCTTCTTTCTTTCGGTCGTGCGCGATGAATGCTATTTTCATAGGTGAGGCCCCTCTTCCACTGTCTAATTCAATCCTTCTACTAATCCATCAAATGCTCGAAACCGTATATTAATCCACTGTAACCCATCACTTTCTTGATTGCGACATTAACGCCCGGCATATAGCCCGCACGGTCATAGGAGTCATGGCGAATTTTGAGCGATTGGCCATAACCGCCAAATACAACTTCCTGCTGCGCAAATACGCCAGGCAGTCTCACACTATGTATACGGAAGCCATTATAGTAGCCGCCTCTTGCTCCTTCGATCGTTTCCTTCTCGTTAGGATTGCCTTGGCGCAGCTCTTGGCGAGCCTCTGCAATGAGCTCTGCCGTCTTGATCGAGGTGCCAGAAGGGGCATCAAGCTTGTGATCGCCATGATATTCGATAATTTCAACATGCGGCAAATATTTGGATGCCTGTGCTGCAAACTTCATCATCAGAATAGCGCCAATTGAAAAGTTAGGCGCAATGAGCCCGCCAAGCTGCTTCTCGATACAACGCTGGTTAAGCTCTTCAATTTGCTCAGGCGTAAAACCCGTCGTTCCCATTATAGGACGAACGCCGAATTCAATGGCTGTTTTTGTATGTTCATAGGCAGCATGCGGAGCCGTAAAATCTACCATAACATCGGCCTTTGCGCTGCTAAGCGCCTCTTCAATCGTCTTGCAAGCGATAATTCCCGTATTAGGCTTATTCGCAAAGCTTCCTGCATCTACAGCGCCTGCTGAAGGCGCGACGGCGGATACGAGCTCCAGCGCCTCATCCTCCAGCACCATTTTTACCACTTCACGGCCCATAAGACCGCCTGCTCCGATAACTGCTACTTTAATTGTATCCACTTATCCATCACCTGTTCCTTCGTCTATGTTGTCCGTTAATCCGGTAGCGCATCAAGCGCCGCCGACGGCTCACATCAGCAAATAGCCTCCTGGCGGCTGAATGCCCCGGGTCAAGCCGAATCGCTTCGCGCGCATGCTCAGCAGCTTCATCCAGTTGCCCAAGCTCAGCATACGTCATTGCGATCCAATAAAAAGCGTCAAAGCACAGCGGATCAAGCTCTACTGCCTGCTTCAGCATCAACAGAGCCTCTTCCAATGCCGGCGGTTGTTGTGTCAGCAACTGCTGCGCATTCGAAAGCTGCAGCCTTGCTTTAATCGTCTGAAAATGATAAATATATTCCGGTTCATCCTCCGCAAGCTCAAGCGCCCTATGGGCATGCTCATAAGCCTTCGACCATTTCCCGCTTCGCGCGCATGAAATAGCGCACTTATGAT
This window encodes:
- the bshB1 gene encoding bacillithiol biosynthesis deacetylase BshB1; translated protein: MSEPLDILVFGAHADDAEIGMGGTIAKHTMAGMLVGICDLTEAEMSSNGTVEQRRREADNAAAVLGLYSRTNLQLPDRGLELTRSNIDSIVAEIRRSRPRIVFAPYWVDRHPDHIACSKLVEEAVFNAKLRKYMPELPPVQVQQLIYYYINDMEQVSLVVDISEQYETKRQSLLAYRSQFEAISGEEDRVSTPLTDRYVERVEARDMLLGQARSWKYAEGFALKRPHEVKMF
- the panC gene encoding pantoate--beta-alanine ligase — protein: MILCRTIDELKEQQKKMWNGGSKPSIGFVPTMGYLHEGHASLMRQSAAENDITVLSIFVNPLQFGPNEDFETYPRNEQRDLSIAAENGVDLVFMPAVSEMYPRKVLTKVLVSEVTDRLCGASRPGHFDGVGTVVSKLFHLVQPQRAYFGMKDAQQVAVIAQMTDDLNFPITIVPCPIVREPDGLALSSRNVYLNSEQRAQAAVLSSSLAKAREWMKDASITPAALVNKVRAAINEAPLANIDYVEVLEYPALAAPAADVPFQSAQQRYILALAVKFGTTRLIDNELFEPLEVNGNV
- the panB gene encoding 3-methyl-2-oxobutanoate hydroxymethyltransferase, producing the protein MRKRLTITNLQQMKVESNKLTVMTAYDYPSAMLSEEAGVDIILVGDSLGNVVLGYETTLPVTLDDMIYHTKAVARGARNTFIVTDMPFMTYGIGREATLRNAARMMQEGGGQSLKLEGGEEIADEVAALVKAGIPVMGHIGLKPQSIHTHGGFKVQGKQEAEAEQLLRDAKALEQAGAYAIVLELVTETIADRISRELSIPTIGIGAGRGCDGQVLVYHDILQYSSPVIKKKMVKVYADIGSTIRDAIGAFVGEVKSGAFPAEEHVFGKRSENAVDSLYGGSATREHASDDQSAGGMKQAVEEAERRDFVPNHR
- the bshA gene encoding N-acetyl-alpha-D-glucosaminyl L-malate synthase BshA, coding for MARKLKIGITCYPTLGGSGVVATELGKLLAERGHEIHFITHSIPFRLGHFNKNIFFHEVEVNDYYVFRFPPYDLSLASKMAQVAKMEKLDLLHVHYAVPHAVCAHLAKQMIGEELKTVTTLHGTDITVLAQDESLKDLIRLAINKSDAVTAVSQDLIQETRKLLDITKPIDLTYNFVDKRIYYPRDVASLRLDYASPNEKILMHISNFRPVKRVSDVIEIFQQVAKTVPSKLLLVGEGPELSKIQCKIREMGLEDRVVFLGKQEDVAQVISLADVLLLPSEKESFGLVALEAMACGVPTIGSTAGGIPELVTHGETGFLSPIGDVDSMAANAIRLLTDEELHAKFKEACIYRSCHAFCNDRITAEYEEIYYRVLGLEAELPASAVVCE
- the dapB gene encoding 4-hydroxy-tetrahydrodipicolinate reductase; this translates as MGREVVKMVLEDEALELVSAVAPSAGAVDAGSFANKPNTGIIACKTIEEALSSAKADVMVDFTAPHAAYEHTKTAIEFGVRPIMGTTGFTPEQIEELNQRCIEKQLGGLIAPNFSIGAILMMKFAAQASKYLPHVEIIEYHGDHKLDAPSGTSIKTAELIAEARQELRQGNPNEKETIEGARGGYYNGFRIHSVRLPGVFAQQEVVFGGYGQSLKIRHDSYDRAGYMPGVNVAIKKVMGYSGLIYGFEHLMD
- the mgsA gene encoding methylglyoxal synthase, with the translated sequence MKIAFIAHDRKKEEIVNFVIAYEKVFVGHELYSTGTTGTRIMEQTDLSIHRFMSGPLGGDQQIGALVAQNEMDLIIFLRDPLMAQPHEPDIIALLRLCDVQGIPVATNVATAELLVKALERGDFAWRELVHKYKPELPL
- a CDS encoding biotin--[acetyl-CoA-carboxylase] ligase, whose product is MSHENLLRLFADREGEYVSGEHISRELNVSRTAVWKQIRKLESQGYEFEASRRLGYRLLSMPDKLNMAALLTSLKTRSFGQKLQVLESVESTQNIAQMLAEDGAEEGTLVVAEQQLSGRGRMGRGWISPLGKGIWMSMVMRPTVPIYFAPQLTLLTAVALCRSLKRLTKLDIGIKWPNDLLIHGKKISGILLESAAEDERLRYVIAGIGISVNLQQADYPEELLEKATSLRLASGEKQVREAIIADFLLEWEQLYELYQSEGFAPIVTLWESLSISLHKPATLITPQGVVEGTPRGLDASGALIVEKPDGSRSLIFSAEMGEPRSK
- a CDS encoding tetratricopeptide repeat protein — translated: MNGDACIKKAYAFILNSDFEQAIVWFEQAIAAEPDNASYYHKCAISCARSGKWSKAYEHAHRALELAEDEPEYIYHFQTIKARLQLSNAQQLLTQQPPALEEALLMLKQAVELDPLCFDAFYWIAMTYAELGQLDEAAEHAREAIRLDPGHSAARRLFADVSRRRRLMRYRINGQHRRRNR
- a CDS encoding CCA tRNA nucleotidyltransferase, with the protein product MERCTSIPNAMREALPILATLNEHGYEAVFVGGCVRDTVMGLALKDVDIATSATPEQVVALFAYCIPTGLQHGTVTVMQDGTGYEVTTYRKESVYEKHRRPESVAFISELKEDLLRRDLTINAMAMRVNGDYFDPYGGMGDIELKQVRCVGDAEARFQEDALRMLRALRFASQFRFRIVYRTWRALIKHRELLRYVAMERVQAELDKMIGGPAPHYAAALLAGSGLLAYTLEPLPGARALLAEAAKMERVQLDYLTTLRGTDIRYAALMTRPGVTQAEAKATLQALRMSGSRSSVIMAIVTLHHELLADRGLTGEKLRTSWIEAVLRYGRDAAESWLHIAEANGQEHPFSADVPSMKHWLSELEITSLKELAINGNQLAAYLDRKPGVWMGETLKRLLLLVALGELSNSQEQLQNQVDRWKEETDEP